A window of Calonectris borealis chromosome 3, bCalBor7.hap1.2, whole genome shotgun sequence contains these coding sequences:
- the MSH5 gene encoding mutS protein homolog 5, with translation MSATSATSCALPPPLGPEQEDQECSETHMSVLWYAGQLAITYYDTEDCSVYFMPDIPDNEDLKLLHKVIGEVNPQCIVTSAKQDQNIAKFLTNLTATAGDKDIGKPEIVLFPNIDFGLEVSKQRILSRQFPFIPSHMTATEKILYLSSIIPFESPLMIRALGGLLKFLDRRRVGVELEESTIAVPILAFKKFVLSDIVNMDQDTYCVLQIFKSDIHPSVYKLSSGLKEGFSLYGILNRCRCKWGAKLLRLWLTRPTRNLTELNKRLDVIHFFLLAQNHETVLTLQGCLKNIKNVPLILKRMTLSHTKVNDWQALYKTVYSAVCLRDTCRSLPNTIELFQTISRVFTDDLHYIASLISKVVDFEGSISENRFTVRPNVDPTIDEKKRKLMGLSDFLTEVARKELETLDNHIPSCCVIYIPLIGFLLSIPRLPTMVDKSDFEIEGLDFMFLSEDKLHYRSARTKELDSLLGDLHCEIRDQETLIMHQLQTKILEKSEVLNSVIEYTAHLDVLLALAVMARENGYCRPHFTHHHGFHIKDGRHPLMELCAKTFVANPVNSGEATRRIKIITGPNSSGKSVYLKQVGLIVFMALIGSYVPAAEAEIGVIDGIYTRIHSRESVSVGLSTFMIDLNQVAKAVNNATERSLVLIDEFGKGTNTLDGLSLLAAVLRYWISQGTQCPQVFVSTNFHSLMQLELLPDTPLLEYLTMETHQDGDELIFFYQIKQGMSTVSHAANIAALAGMPARIIERGVEVSELIRNGKAIKRIDHPSKGDRMEKCKSVVEKFLHLDLDDPQVDLEEFMRKEVLPSAASVL, from the coding sequence ATGAGTGCCACATCAGCTACTAGTTGTGCCTTGCCACCGCCACTTGGGCCCGAACAAGAGGACCAAGAGTGCTCTGAGACACACATGTCTGTTTTGTGGTATGCAGGGCAGCTTGCAATTACTTATTATGATACAGAAGATTGCTCGGTCTACTTCATGCCTGACATACCTGATAATGAAGACCTCAAGCTACTGCATAAAGTGATTGGGGAAGTTAATCCTCAATGCATAGTGACCAGTGCAAAACAGGACCAGAATATTGCCAAATTCCTGACCAACCTAACAGCTACTGCTGGTGATAAAGATATAGGAAAACCAGAAATTGTCCTGTTTCCTAACATAGATTTTGGCCTAGAAGTCAGCAAGCAACGGATCCTATCTAGGCAATTTCCATTTATCCCATCTCATATGACTGCAACAGAGAAAATTCTCTACTTGTCCTCAATCATCCCTTTTGAGAGCCCACTCATGATACGAGCCCTAGGGGGACTCCTTAAGTTCCTAGACAGGAGAAGAGTTGGAGTTGAGCTCGAAGAAAGCACGATTGCAGTTCCTATTTTGGCCTTTAAAAAGTTTGTGCTGTCAGATATTGTCAATATGGACCAAGACACTTACTGTGTCCTGCAGATATTTAAAAGTGATATCCATCCTTCTGTGTACAAGCTGTCCAGTGGATTAAAAGAAGGATTCAGTTTATATGGAATTTTAAACCGTTGCAGGTGCAAATGGGGAGCAAAACTGCTGAGGCTGTGGCTCACACGACCTACTCGGAACTTGACAGAGCTGAACAAACGGCTAGATGTTATCCACTTCTTCCTGCTGGCTCAGAACCATGAAACAGTCCTCACTCTTCAAGGTTGCctcaagaatattaaaaatgtgcCTCTTATTCTAAAAAGAATGACTCTTTCCCACACAAAAGTTAATGACTGGCAAGCACTTTATAAGACAGTGTATAGTGCAGTGTGCCTTAGAGACACGTGTCGTTCTCTGCCCAACACTATTGAACTCTTTCAGACTATTTCGCGTGTCTTCACTGATGATCTGCACTACATTGCTAGTCTAATCAGCAAAGTGGTGGACTTTGAAGGCAGCATCTCAGAGAACCGCTTCACTGTTAGACCCAATGTGGACCCCACCATCGATGAGAAGAAACGAAAGCTGATGGGACTGTCAGACTTCCTTACAGAAGTGGCACGAAAAGAATTGGAGACCTTGGACAATCATATTCCCTCCTGTTGTGTGATCTACATTCCTTTGATTGGCTTCCTTCTCTCCATTCCACGGCTACCAACTATGGTGGATAAGAGTGACTTTGAAATCGAAGGCTTGGACTTCATGTTCTTGTCAGAGGATAAACTGCACTACAGAAGTGCTAGGACTAAGGAGCTAGACAGCCTGCTGGGTGACTTGCACTGTGAGATCAGAGACCAGGAAACACTTATTATGCACCAGCTGCAGACAAAGATCTTGGAGAAGTCTGAAGTGCTTAACAGTGTGATTGAGTATACTGCACACCTAGATGTGCTGCTAGCTTTGGCAGTGATGGCCCGGGAGAATGGCTATTGCCGGCCACACTTTACTCACCACCATGGCTTCCACATCAAGGATGGAAGACATCCACTCATGGAGCTATGTGCAAAGACTTTTGTGGCCAATCCTGTGAACAGTGGCGAGGCTACCAGACGAATAAAGATCATCACAGGGCCCAACTCATCTGGAAAGAGCGTCTACTTAAAGCAAGTAGGTCTTATAGTATTCATGGCTCTAATCGGCAGTTATgtccctgcagcagaggcagagatTGGAGTAATTGATGGGATTTACACAAGAATCCACAGTAGGGAATCAGTTTCTGTAGGTCTCTCCACTTTCATGATTGATCTTAACCAGGTTGCCAAGGCAGTAAACAATGCCACAGAGAGGTCCTTGGTACTTATTGATGAGTTTGGTAAAGGGACCAACACACTGGACGGCCTGTCCCTTCTGGCTGCTGTCCTGAGGTACTGGATCAGTCAAGGAACACAGTGTCCGCAGGTCTTTGTCTCCACTAATTTTCACAGTTTAATGCAGCTAGAACTCCTGCCTGACACACCTCTTCTGGAATACCTGACCATGGAGACCCACCAAGATGGAGATGAGTTGATATTTTTCTATCAGATCAAACAGGGCATGTCCACTGTTAGTCATGCTGCCAACATCGCTGCATTAGCAGGAATGCCAGCCAGAATTATTGAAAGAGGAGTGGAAGTGTCAGAACTGATTCGCAATGGAAAAGCTATCAAACGTATTGATCATCCTTCAAAAGGAGATCGGATGGAAAAATGCAAGTCTGTTGTGGAAAAGTTTCTTCACCTAGACCTTGATGATCCCCAGGTGGACTTAGAAGAGTTCATGCGTAAAGAggtgctgccttctgcagcctcAGTCCTGTAA